One genomic region from Pseudomonas hormoni encodes:
- a CDS encoding gamma-carboxygeranoyl-CoA hydratase has product MSDFNTLELQTDPRGFATLWLSREEKNNAFNAEMIRELILALDKVSGDASLRFLLVRGRGKHFSAGADLAWMQQSAELDYHTNLDDARELAELMYNLAKLKVPTLAVVQGAAFGGALGLISCCDMAIGADDAQFCLSEVRIGLAPAVISPFVVQAIGERAARRYALTAERFGGQRAREIGLLSESYPINELEQKVEQWIDNLLLNSPAAMRVSKDLLREVGNGALTPALRRYTENAIARIRVSPEGQEGLRAFLQKRPPSWQAETTPKEPR; this is encoded by the coding sequence ATGAGCGACTTCAACACCCTCGAGCTGCAAACCGACCCACGGGGTTTTGCGACCCTGTGGCTCAGCCGGGAAGAAAAGAACAACGCCTTCAACGCTGAAATGATCCGCGAACTGATCCTCGCACTGGACAAGGTCTCGGGCGATGCCAGCCTGCGGTTCCTGCTGGTGCGCGGACGCGGCAAGCATTTCAGCGCCGGTGCCGATTTGGCCTGGATGCAGCAGTCTGCCGAACTCGACTACCACACCAATCTCGACGACGCCCGGGAATTGGCGGAGTTGATGTACAACCTCGCCAAGCTGAAAGTGCCAACCCTGGCCGTGGTGCAAGGCGCGGCGTTCGGCGGCGCGCTGGGTCTGATCAGTTGCTGCGACATGGCCATTGGTGCCGACGACGCGCAATTCTGCCTGTCGGAAGTACGCATCGGCCTGGCACCGGCGGTGATCAGCCCGTTCGTGGTGCAAGCCATCGGCGAACGCGCGGCGCGTCGCTATGCCCTGACCGCCGAGCGTTTCGGCGGGCAGCGGGCACGGGAAATCGGTTTGTTGTCGGAGAGTTATCCGATCAATGAGCTGGAGCAGAAAGTCGAGCAATGGATCGACAACCTGCTGCTCAACAGCCCTGCGGCCATGCGCGTCAGCAAGGACTTGCTGCGTGAAGTCGGCAATGGTGCGCTGACGCCGGCGCTGCGCCGCTACACCGAGAATGCCATCGCGCGAATCCGCGTCAGCCCCGAAGGCCAGGAAGGCCTGCGCGCCTTTCTGCAAAAACGTCCGCCGAGCTGGCAGGCCGAAACCACCCCCAAGGAGCCGCGTTGA
- a CDS encoding carboxyl transferase domain-containing protein codes for MAILHTQLNPRSAEFATNSAAMLKQVDALHTLLAQVQQGGGPKAQERHTSRGKLLPRERINRLLDPGSPFLEISQLAAYEVYGEDVPAAGVIAGIGRVEGVECMIVANDATVKGGSYYPLTVKKHLRAQTIAQQNRLPCIYLVDSGGANLPRQDEVFPDREHFGRIFFNQANMSAMGIPQIAVVMGSCTAGGAYVPAMADEAIMVREQATIFLAGPPLVKAATGEVVSAEDLGGADVHCKVSGVADHYAESDEHALAIARRSIANLNWRKLGEVQQRTPIAPLYNSDELYGVVSADAKQPFDVREVIARLVDGSVFDEFKALFGTTLVCGFAYLHGYPIAILANNGILFAEAAQKGAHFIELACQRGIPLLFLQNITGFMVGQKYEAGGIAKHGAKLVTAVACAKVPKFTVIIGGSFGAGNYGMCGRAYDPRFLWMWPNARIGVMGAEQAAGVLVQVKREQAERSGQGFSAEQEAEIKQPILDQYEEQGHPYYSSARLWDDGVIDPAQTRDVLALALSASLNAPIEPSRFGVFRM; via the coding sequence CCGAAGGCGCAAGAACGCCACACCTCGCGGGGCAAATTGCTGCCCCGTGAGCGAATCAATCGCCTGCTCGATCCGGGCTCACCGTTTCTCGAGATCAGCCAACTGGCGGCCTACGAGGTGTATGGCGAAGATGTGCCAGCCGCTGGCGTAATCGCCGGGATCGGCCGTGTGGAAGGCGTCGAGTGCATGATCGTGGCCAACGATGCCACCGTGAAAGGTGGCTCGTATTACCCGCTGACCGTGAAAAAGCACCTGCGCGCTCAGACCATCGCCCAGCAGAACCGCTTGCCCTGCATCTATCTGGTGGATTCCGGCGGCGCCAACCTGCCACGCCAGGATGAAGTGTTTCCGGACCGTGAGCACTTCGGGCGGATTTTCTTCAACCAGGCCAACATGAGCGCCATGGGCATTCCGCAGATCGCCGTGGTCATGGGCTCGTGCACCGCCGGTGGCGCTTATGTGCCAGCGATGGCCGACGAAGCGATCATGGTTCGCGAGCAAGCGACGATCTTCCTTGCCGGTCCGCCGTTGGTAAAAGCCGCGACCGGTGAAGTGGTCAGCGCCGAGGATCTGGGCGGCGCCGACGTGCACTGCAAGGTCTCCGGTGTCGCCGACCACTACGCCGAGAGCGATGAACACGCCTTGGCCATTGCCCGACGCAGCATCGCCAACCTCAACTGGCGCAAGCTCGGCGAAGTGCAACAGCGCACGCCCATCGCCCCGCTCTACAACAGCGACGAGTTGTACGGCGTCGTGTCGGCGGACGCCAAGCAACCGTTCGACGTGCGCGAAGTGATTGCACGACTGGTGGACGGCTCGGTGTTCGACGAATTCAAGGCGTTATTCGGGACTACGCTGGTGTGCGGTTTTGCCTACCTGCACGGTTACCCGATCGCCATCCTTGCCAACAACGGCATTCTGTTCGCTGAAGCAGCGCAGAAAGGCGCGCACTTTATCGAACTGGCTTGCCAGCGCGGCATCCCGTTGCTGTTCCTGCAAAACATCACCGGTTTCATGGTCGGCCAGAAATACGAGGCCGGCGGCATCGCCAAGCACGGCGCGAAACTGGTGACCGCCGTGGCGTGCGCCAAGGTGCCGAAATTCACCGTGATCATCGGCGGCAGTTTCGGCGCCGGTAACTACGGCATGTGCGGGCGAGCCTACGATCCGCGCTTCCTGTGGATGTGGCCTAACGCACGCATCGGCGTGATGGGTGCCGAGCAAGCGGCGGGCGTTTTGGTGCAGGTCAAACGCGAGCAGGCCGAGCGCAGTGGCCAGGGTTTCAGCGCCGAGCAGGAAGCCGAGATCAAGCAACCGATCCTCGATCAATACGAAGAACAGGGCCACCCTTACTACTCCAGTGCACGGCTGTGGGATGACGGTGTCATTGACCCGGCGCAGACCCGCGACGTGCTGGCCCTGGCCTTGTCCGCGTCGCTGAACGCGCCAATCGAACCGAGCCGCTTCGGCGTGTTCCGGATGTGA